In the genome of Candoia aspera isolate rCanAsp1 chromosome 4, rCanAsp1.hap2, whole genome shotgun sequence, the window tgttcctccctctttcgatgggagtaggagtttgttaggattgatgtcctaacaaccaggaaacacactgagacaaggaactggtctctaatatttattgctagtacttaacaggaatcctaacaaactgaagaagcatgggaaaaacccagacatataacccccaagggttaaggcggtcccgatctgtgtctgtttgaatggctgaacaattcctcagtgctacgcttgcgcttgacagtctggatgggagccccctgctcaccatccttactcatgacagggtaATTGTTCAAGGTCTTGTGAATCCTTGAAGTAGTGTTGGAGGTCccaacaaatcagcatgcctcattagcatgtggatgagtttgctctaggatgcaaattgtctatgtgcttctggaggaagctgtttgttgtccctcccacattcttcacttcctccttcttcaccattcAGGGAAGTAGCATGCAGCTGCAGCTCTTTCATCTTAGGCCATGCAATGGGCCTTGAATCAGGAGGtttcccctttctgcatgcagctcttagcagcaatgagggctaagagttaattcagtttagggacagaagaagaacaggactcatctttcctgaatggatgtaactggaccaaataaatgagtaaggcttctttttacttactttagaAACTACTTTGTccaagtgtgtaattctttatgcttggctgGGCTAAGtttgtaagatcaataacctgtatttctctaatgtgttcattaatgctatttaagataatatactttttctgtgtgcatcttttgctgtgttaagttctgctccattcagtggtcctagctgtccgcTAATGGCTTCAAGTAGAACATCAATGGCTTAGTACATCCATGACTCTTAAGGGAAGTGGCATATATAGTACAGAATCCTTTATAAGTGTTTAGGAGGCGGGCATTAAACAAATTCACTTACTTAAGGCTATAGATAGTAAGAAAGTTATTGTGGTACAGATAATCCCTAAAGTGCCTTGTAATCTGGTAAATGGGATTAATTTACCAACTACAAGTGATTGGGTTCAAAGAGAAGGAATCATGGAGGAATAGGGTAGAAGCAGTAACTACTAGAGCCTAATTAAAGCAAAGGTGGGGAACAAGAGATCCAAGAGGAGAACAAACAGGATTTTTGCAAAATACTCTAAAGAGGGAGGCTAACTTAGGGCACCTCCAGAAGAAGAATCCACCTTTACAACCatgttataattataattattttgaacataaattaagttttattacttaagttaaataatgataaaatataaTTACAGTCTTTTATCCAGACTCATGTATGTGCAATAAGGCATAAACAGTTGAAAACTACAACTGAACAAACATACACAAAAATGCACAGATTGAATTTCAATAACTTTATTCTCAAATTTctgatataaaaaaataaataaataaaaaggaaacctAAGATTGACAAATAATATTCTCAGTATGATTTTTGGATTTCCATTTTAGTTTCTAAAAAgaacatatttccttttctatataTTTCATCTGAAATGAAATAAGTAAAGGTTTACTTAAGTCCTAAAACTCTTGAGAAGCAGGATTCCATTGCCTTGTTTTCCAATACTAAAATAAGTATTTAAATCTAATATGAGTGCAGAATTATGATAGAGTTCACATTAAACCAAACTTTCAGTTTTATTCCCTATTTGCAATTAcattttccattttctgttttcCAGACCGAAAATTTTTGAAAGAGCAATTTTGATGTCCTTGTTTCTCATGCTATAGATTAATGGATTCAGCATGGGTGGAATAATGGAATACATTATTGTAACAGTGAAATCAAAGTGTGATGGTTTGTCAGGTCGAGGAATCAAGTAAGCAAATGAGGAAGCAACCAAAAATATGGAGAAAACTGTGAGGTGAGGGAAGCAAGTGAAGAAGGCCTTTTTCCTTCCCTGAACAGAAGGGATTCTTGAAACAACAAAGAAGATCTGTGCATAAGTAACAGTGATGAAGACAAAGCAACCAAATACTAATATCATAATAAATATTATGTACCCAATTTCAATTACATATATATCTGAGCAGGCAAACTTAAGTAACTGTGGGATTTCACAGTAGAACTGATTGATTGTATTAGAGCAGAAATGATTAGTAAAAGTCCCAATAGTGTTCAACACAGCATTAATGAAGCTGACAATCCACACACTGCCAACCATTTTGGTGCAGATCTTTCTGCTCATTATCATTTCATACTGTaaaggattgcaaatggcaacaaaCCGATCATATGCCATGACAGTAAGGAGGGCAATATCACAGCCCAGGAAGAAGACAAACAAGAAGACTTGAGCAACACACCCTGAATAAGAAATGTACCTTCTATTCATTACCAAATTAAGAACAGCTTTGGGAATGATGACTGAAACAGAACCAAGGTCTTGCAGGGCTAAATTCatcaggaagaagtacatgggggtgtGAAGCTGGGAGTCCAAAGCAACTGCAGAGATGATAAGAACATTCCCTGTTATTGTCATTAAATACAATAGCAGGAAGAATGTTAAATAGATAATCTTTATTTCCCATGTATCTGAGAATTCCAAGAGAAGAAACACAGATGTGTCATTATCCATTTCTGGCCAGAGATATGACAGTCCTGGAAGAAAAGTGGAAACTGTTACTGTTTCCAATTCATTTCAGTCTGGATAGGTTTACATTAAAAGTTGCATACTTTCAGTGAGCATTACATTACAACTATCCTTCAAATCCATCTAAGAGTTTTAAATACAACCTTACATATTTGCCCTTACATTATGTTGTTTTTCTTGAAATTTGGGGTGTAGAGTATCACTTTTTCAGCAATTATACTGAATGGCAACATTTTGTCATCTTGAactgagatatttttttctttctattttaatttgtacCTCTATAGATTTCTCCATAAATAGAAACAGAAGACTTATCAATGTGAAATGTTTAAATGGGATATAAAATGAAACATACAGGTGTTTAAATCAAAGCAGGAAGGACTCTCAGCCTGAGACCGAATTAAGCCTAAAAGAACAGGAGGCATTTCAGCTTGAATGCCAAGATTCTCAGCAGCAGAAACAGTTTCATCTTGAGGTCTGACCATCAAGAATAATTATTCTATGGATGAGCAACTGAGTTTTTCCTCCTTGGCTATTACTGCCTCCATTTTACAAGGCAAAATTAACTCTTCTCCTCAAAGAGTACAAGAGTTTCTTAACAAagtatgaaacaaacaaacaaacaaaaaagagctccaaaaaaagtactttaaag includes:
- the LOC134496634 gene encoding olfactory receptor 14I1-like, with product MDNDTSVFLLLEFSDTWEIKIIYLTFFLLLYLMTITGNVLIISAVALDSQLHTPMYFFLMNLALQDLGSVSVIIPKAVLNLVMNRRYISYSGCVAQVFLFVFFLGCDIALLTVMAYDRFVAICNPLQYEMIMSRKICTKMVGSVWIVSFINAVLNTIGTFTNHFCSNTINQFYCEIPQLLKFACSDIYVIEIGYIIFIMILVFGCFVFITVTYAQIFFVVSRIPSVQGRKKAFFTCFPHLTVFSIFLVASSFAYLIPRPDKPSHFDFTVTIMYSIIPPMLNPLIYSMRNKDIKIALSKIFGLENRKWKM